The DNA window TTGCTGTGCTTCGAGGAGATTTTGGCGAGATTGTAGTAGAGGATGGATGCAACATTCAAGAGCATTGTATGGTGCATATGTTCCCAGGAATTACTGTGCACTTAGAAGAAAATGTACATGTTGGACACGGGGCAATAATTCATGGGGCTAAAATTGGGAGTAACACATTGGTGGGAATGAACTCAGTAATTATGGATGATTGTGTAATAGGAAAAGAATGTATTATTGGAGCAATGAGTTTTATAAAAGAGCGATCAGTATTCGAGCAAAGAAGTCTTATTGTAGGAAATCCTGCAAAAAAAGTGAAAGATGTAACGGACGATATGATCTTATGGAAAACAAAAGGTACTGAATTATATCAGCAATTGGCACAGGATTGTCTTGAAGAGTTAAAAGAAACCGAACCGCTAAGTGAAATGCCTCCAGTGTGGGAAATTCCAAATGGAGATTTTAAAAGTTGGCGTCGTCAGAATTAAATTTTACTGTTAATTTTATGCATTAAATTATGAATATGGGGAACTATGTGAAAAGATTTCTACAGGATCAGGTAGAAACAATTGAATTTTTTACAGATCAAAGTAATTCATTGCCGTCAGACATTTTAAGTAGTTTGGCAGATACCATTGATGAAATTTCAGCCACATCAGAATGTCCAATAATCTTACTAAAGAGTGGGGGAGATAAAGCTTTTTGTGCAGGGGCAAGTTTTGATGAGTTGGCATCAATCACAGACTTAGAGCATGGAAAGAAGTTCTTTATGGGATTCGCGAATGTCATCCTGGCGATGAGACGCTCCCCTAAAATAATCCTGGGCCGCATACAAGGTAAGGCTGTAGGAGGAGGGGTTGGTTTAGCATCCGGATGTGATTATACCTTTTCTACTACCTTTGCTTCCGTAAGACTTAGTGAACTTGCAGTAGGTATTGGGCCATTTGTGATTGGACCTGCAGTTGAAAGAAAAATTGGGGTCGCTGCATTTTCTCAAATGGCACTAAATGCCACCGAATGGCAAACCGCACTATGGGCAAAGGATAAAGGTTTGTTCCAGGAAGTATTTGAAACTACAGAGCAAATGGATGCTTACATCTCCCACTTTTCCAAAATTTTATTAGAGTCAAATCCATTGGCTTTAATTGAATTGAAAAAAGTTTTTTGGGAGAGAACTGAACATTGGTTGACATTACTTCCAGATCGAGCAGAAATTTCTGGGAGACTGGTGTTAAGTGAATATACAAGGGACGCTATAAGTAGATTTAAAAATACTCGTTAACCTCTATAGTTTTTCTGTTTTAGATTGTATCAAATACTTTTCATCTACAAGTGCATAAATAATGTACCATCCACTAGTGTAATTTTCAAAATTAATAATTGGGTTTTCTCCAGTGGTATAACGCTTATGAAATACAAGATCGCCTTCAGGATTAATAACCCAAAAGGATAATTTGTTCCATGTTATTCCTTCTACACTTATCTGACACTTGTTACGAACAGGATTTGGAATTGCATTAAGGAATATTTTGGGGTCCTTATTTTTATAAACCCACTTGCTGGAATTGGGGTTTGTTTTTTTAACTAAATTAACTTTAATCAGGTATGGATTAGCCATAGTTAATCCAGCTTTATTGTTCTGCCATGGATTTGGGTCTCCGGTTGGATTATATATACCTCCAAATATCAACCCTAAAAATGAAGTGTCAGCTTTAATTTTGTCCAGATCAACAATACCCGGAGAATATAGGGGAATTCCACTATGAATAAGAAATTCTGAATTAGTGCCAAGGAACCCGGGCATTTGGTGTTCATAATGTGATTCTGTGTAGCTGCCATCTTTTGACCTGCTTACTTTCGAAATTGTTTTAACAAATGGTACAAAAGGATCCCTCGATGGAATTCCGGATGAGTCAATATAATATTCAGCCATCCCACCAAAAAAAATCTCGGACATTTCTTGCGTGGCAAGACTGTAAATTCCAACTTTACTGCAATGATAATGTGCAAATCTTTGATTGAAATTTGACACATCTTCATAACCATTTGTATCCACCAGTGCGAGGTTCATAAAGGGACGATTTTCGTTGATGAGAAATACACCTGAGAAGATCATCAGCTTTATTATTCCAGGGGCAACAACAAAGGGAGCCATATTGTAATCCCTTCGATGAAAGTTGAATTCATCTTTGAATTGATATTCAAATTTTACTTGAAGGGTATTGAGTTCCTTTTCCAAACTAAATATAATCGCTGTTTCAGGATAAATTTGCTTAATCTGTCCTGAATTACTTTTGTATTCACCTTCAAAAAGATTTCCACCCACCAGATAGTACTTTCCGTCTAAATATTGAAGTTGGGCTCCTGCTGTTCTGAATTTTGGATCATGAATTTGGCTGATGGCTTCTGCAAAATTACCATGACTGGAGATGACCCTTTCGAGGGCGTCCATATCTATTTGGATTAAACTGGGATAGGTGTCAAAAATCCCTGTTTTCGATTCACCATAACCTCCAATTATCACCAATTTGTTTTCCTGTTGAACAAAAGAAGCTCCCGCTGAAATTAGGGGCAGTAATATTGAATCCGGAAGAGAAGATAATTCAAACTTTGCAATTTGATCGGTTACAGTATTCCAAACAAATAAATTTTCATTACTTCCACTTTTCTTAAAACCAGACTCTTTCTCATGGATTCCATCTATCCGCCCCCCAAACATGTAGACCTTATCCTTGTAATATGCATAACTAAAGGAATGTAAGGCTGGCCATCCCGACAGTTTAAATGTATCTAAAGTAAAATCATAATCACCTTGGCTATGTCCCAATCCAGTAAAAAGCAATTGAATACAAACCAAACAAATATGCCGACTTCTCACTTTAATAAAATGAAGCATAGAACTTGTTTATTATTGGTTGATTTTACCAACTCTCTTTTGGTAGTTTTGTCATTCCGAATAATCTTCTGAAACTGTATCGACCTGTTCCATAAATGAGAACATGGATCAGTCCACCTATAATGGCTATATTTTTCATAAAAAATATAGAATGCAGATTTTGCTTGGCAGGTGGGTCGTCCCAAAAGGAATAAACTATAAAAGTTACTGGAATCCAATACATCAGCAACAAAGTGACCGCAAATGCCGGTCTATAACCTATCAACAAAAATAATCCACCTATACTCAAAGCAATGATGGTACAAATCAATAAGAAGTCCTGATTCCAAAGGAGGCCGTATTCTGTCATGGTTCCTTTGGTTCTTTCAAAAAACTTCATAGAAGTAAAAGCTTCAAAAAGAAAAATTGCGGATAAAAATATCCTGGAAATTAAATCAAAGATGTCTTTCATTTTAAATCAGGTACACGCGATCAGGCAGAGAAGGATTGACCACAGCCGCACGTATCCTTTGCATTTGGATTGACAAAAGAGAACCCGCGATTGTTTAGACCCTCTACCCATTCAATCTGCATGCCTACAAGATACAGCGCGTGAGCAGGATCCATAAACACTTTAATTCCATTAATCATGTACTCCTGATCATTTGCTTTCTGAGTATCAAAACCAAGAACATAACTGAACCCGGAACATCCGCCCCCTTTTACCCCAACTCTAAGTCCATGTAAATCAGGTATTTGTTGTTCTAATTTAATTTTCTCCAGCTGAATTCTGGCTGAATCTGTAATGATTACAGGAGTTTCTGTTAAGATTTCCATGCCCTTTTCCATTTGAAATTAATAACACAAAAGTACAGAAAAATGTTCTCCTGTATAGGGAATTGGATCAATACTGTACCTTCGCAGTTCAACTTTAATCATGGAGACTGTTTTAGAAATATTTAAGCTAACCATTCCTGCCCTAACCGTATTTGCTGTAGTATACTATATGCTGAGGCAGTATTTTGAATTTGAACGATTTAAAAGGATCTCGGAAACAAAATCAGCCAACGGAGCTCAAAGTCTCCCACTTAAGCTTCAGTCTTACGAACGATTGGCCCTCTTCCTCGAGAGAATCAGATTACAAAATCTTGTGGTACGTTTTTCAACCAAAGACCTTACCCCTGAAGTCTGGGTCAAAACTCTAATGATTAGTGTGCATCAGGAATTTGAACATAATATGGTACAACAAATATATGTTAGTGACAAATTATGGGAAATTATCCTTTTTGCTAAAAATGAGGTGCTCTTTGCCTTAGATTCATCCTTGAATGATGCCAATAAAAATATGGAGATTTCTCAATTTTCACAAATGCTGCTTGATCAAAAAAACCAAACTGCCGAAGTTGGAGTCCAAACTGCACTGAACGCCATCAAAAAAGAAATTCAATTAATTCTCTAAAACTATTGACAACTTAGTACTATCCAATCGCTAATGACGTGATTGCTTTCATGCCCAGCACGATCCTTGATATAGAGCTCATATCTTAAAGAATCATTAGGAAACTGAACCGGATTGGAACATGGAGGAATGTTGTTTGGAAACAGACAACAGGTTGTGAAAATAAGAATAGATGCATTACCACTGATTGGTTTTCCCCCAGCATCCGGTAGGTCAGGAATCTTGAATGCATCTTGCAACTGATCAGTGCGTTTGTCAATTAAAAATATATCCTGATTGCCACTGCTCGATCCAAATCCCAAATCTCCATCGCCATCCTCAAAACTAAAACTAAGCCAAAGTGAATCCTGATTTAAGTCACCTTGTTTCATAATTTTCTTATTGGTATTTAAAAATTTTATGAAGGGTACGTTCGAGGACTGGTCATCATCTTTGCAGGCAATTAAACCAACCAAAACTAGAGCAAGAGATGTCAACTTAATATGAAAATTCATGCCTAAAATTAATCGTTTTAGCACAATTACTACCATCTGATCGAAATACTAATCAATCACTTAAGGCTTCTTTGTAAACTTCCAGGCATCTTTTGCGGGATAATCCGTGGTCAACTATAGGCCTTGGGTATGATGGTGTGTTAAATTCAGGTATCCACTTTTGAATATATTCAAACTTAGGATCAAATTTCTTTTGTTGGGCCTCGGGATTAAATATTCGAAAATATGGCGCTGCGTCGGTACCACATCCGGCTGCCCATTGCCAACCTCCGTTATTGCTTGCCACATCAAAATCCAATAACTTTTCCGCAAAGTATGCTTCACCCCATCTCCAGTCTATCAATAAATGTTTCACCAGGAAACTAGCTGTCACCATTCTCACTCTATTGTGCATGAATCCAGTTTTGTTTAACTCACGCATTCCTGCATCCACAAGCGGATAACCTGTTCTTCCTTCACACCAAAGTTTAAATTTCTCTTCAGAATTCAACCACTTTATGCGATCATATGCAGGCTTGAAAGCATGCCCAATCACCTCCGGAAATGCCTGTAAAATCATAGAATAAAAGTCGCGCCAAATTAATTCGCTCAGAAAAACCTCGGATACTTGAAAGGCCTTTCTTGCAATCTCTCGAATACTCACGGTGCCAAAACGTAAATGAATACCCAACCGACTGGTCCCATGCACTGCTGGAAAATCTCTCAAAGTGGAATATCCGGCCAAAATTTTTTCCCAAGCTCCAGACCCAGGAATCGATAGGGTGGAGGGTTCAAAACCCATCGATTCAAGAGAAATATATGGGGTAGGACTTAGCTGAATAAATTGGTCAAAATAAAGTTCGTTTCTATAATCGATAAAAACCTTAGAAATACCAATTTGATTCAGTTTCTCCATCCATTTTCTTTTGTATGGAGTGAAAACTGTGTAGGGTGTCTGGTCATCTTTCAACACCTCCTCTTTTTCGAAAAGTACATGATCTTTAAAACAATGAAAGCTTAAACCCTTATATTTAAATAATTCACTGATTTTCAAATCCCTTTGTATTGCATAGGGTTCATAATCACGATTTAGATAAAGTGATTGAATGTCATATATCTGAATCCAATTTTTCCAGGCAGCAAGTGGGTAATCATGGGTTACAATTAAATCAGAGCCTAATTTGTTTAGCTTTTGTTTGAGGGTTAACGCTTGTTGGTAAATAAAATGAAGTCTTGGATCTTTTTTGTTGTTCAAAGTTTCAAGAATGTGGCGGTCAAATATGAAAAAACAGAGAACCTTGTTCCCGGACATCAATGCCTCATAAAGTCCGTGATTGTCTTCGAGCCTGAGATCCCTTCTGATCCAAAACGCTGTTATTTTCATGAGTTACAAAACACCAATAGCAGCCACATGTTTAAATAGTATGTTAATTTATAAGATATTGAATATAAATGAGTTGAATGTTTTATTTTTGCTCTAAATACAAACTTATGCGTACAGCTGCTCTATTGTTTTTTATATTGGCTTCTATATCATGGTCTTGCAAACAAAATTCTGGTATCAGTGACCCTTTGGTAGCAGGTCTTGAAAATTCTTTTAATTCAACTCCCAATGAAGAAAATTACGAAAAGTTGGTAACTAAATATTTGGAAATTATTCAGACAGCACCCAAAAATACTGATGTAAGTGAAATCCTTCTAAAAGCTTCCAATGCCAGTGAAAAAATGGCTAAAAAAGACCAGCAGGTTATATTCTTAAATAACCTGGTAAAGAATTATCCGGATAGACCTGACACAAGAGATAATGTTTACAAAATGATCAACTTGCTTCATGCAACTGACAGACACATTACTGCGGATGTTTTGTCTTTGAGTTATCTAAAAACATATCCTGGTGATGCAAAAACTGAAGAGCTAAAATCAAAATTACCTAAAGTTGTTTCTCCTGAAGATTACATCCTTGACATAGGCAGATCAATTTTTGCCGACACGGCAAC is part of the Candidatus Vicinibacter affinis genome and encodes:
- a CDS encoding iron-sulfur cluster assembly accessory protein codes for the protein MEKGMEILTETPVIITDSARIQLEKIKLEQQIPDLHGLRVGVKGGGCSGFSYVLGFDTQKANDQEYMINGIKVFMDPAHALYLVGMQIEWVEGLNNRGFSFVNPNAKDTCGCGQSFSA
- a CDS encoding tetratricopeptide repeat protein translates to MRTAALLFFILASISWSCKQNSGISDPLVAGLENSFNSTPNEENYEKLVTKYLEIIQTAPKNTDVSEILLKASNASEKMAKKDQQVIFLNNLVKNYPDRPDTRDNVYKMINLLHATDRHITADVLSLSYLKTYPGDAKTEELKSKLPKVVSPEDYILDIGRSIFADTATGFNQRNAMNYVDACEAYAMVMPKDPQTPEFIFKAAETSNTLRTFEKSFALYDWLIEKYPNHERSPVALFMKGFLFDGTLHDSINAAKYYQEFLNKYPNNQFAKDAKMLLQNLGKSDEEVLKDLMEKNNEKK
- a CDS encoding DoxX family protein, which codes for MKDIFDLISRIFLSAIFLFEAFTSMKFFERTKGTMTEYGLLWNQDFLLICTIIALSIGGLFLLIGYRPAFAVTLLLMYWIPVTFIVYSFWDDPPAKQNLHSIFFMKNIAIIGGLIHVLIYGTGRYSFRRLFGMTKLPKESW
- a CDS encoding deoxyribodipyrimidine photo-lyase, yielding MKITAFWIRRDLRLEDNHGLYEALMSGNKVLCFFIFDRHILETLNNKKDPRLHFIYQQALTLKQKLNKLGSDLIVTHDYPLAAWKNWIQIYDIQSLYLNRDYEPYAIQRDLKISELFKYKGLSFHCFKDHVLFEKEEVLKDDQTPYTVFTPYKRKWMEKLNQIGISKVFIDYRNELYFDQFIQLSPTPYISLESMGFEPSTLSIPGSGAWEKILAGYSTLRDFPAVHGTSRLGIHLRFGTVSIREIARKAFQVSEVFLSELIWRDFYSMILQAFPEVIGHAFKPAYDRIKWLNSEEKFKLWCEGRTGYPLVDAGMRELNKTGFMHNRVRMVTASFLVKHLLIDWRWGEAYFAEKLLDFDVASNNGGWQWAAGCGTDAAPYFRIFNPEAQQKKFDPKFEYIQKWIPEFNTPSYPRPIVDHGLSRKRCLEVYKEALSD
- a CDS encoding enoyl-CoA hydratase/isomerase family protein, yielding MGNYVKRFLQDQVETIEFFTDQSNSLPSDILSSLADTIDEISATSECPIILLKSGGDKAFCAGASFDELASITDLEHGKKFFMGFANVILAMRRSPKIILGRIQGKAVGGGVGLASGCDYTFSTTFASVRLSELAVGIGPFVIGPAVERKIGVAAFSQMALNATEWQTALWAKDKGLFQEVFETTEQMDAYISHFSKILLESNPLALIELKKVFWERTEHWLTLLPDRAEISGRLVLSEYTRDAISRFKNTR
- a CDS encoding transferase hexapeptide repeat family protein → MYYKFKSFTPYIHPSAFVHPLAAITGCVRVGKNVYIGPFAVLRGDFGEIVVEDGCNIQEHCMVHMFPGITVHLEENVHVGHGAIIHGAKIGSNTLVGMNSVIMDDCVIGKECIIGAMSFIKERSVFEQRSLIVGNPAKKVKDVTDDMILWKTKGTELYQQLAQDCLEELKETEPLSEMPPVWEIPNGDFKSWRRQN